Proteins encoded by one window of Dokdonella sp.:
- a CDS encoding NAD-dependent epimerase/dehydratase family protein: MQILLTGATGFLGRSIAAALAARGHRVRALVRREHPALAAAGVEQKPGSISGFDDVVEAAIGCDAVVHAAGCVDPLASIEALHEANLRSTDCVLGACELVGVPRLLLTSCASVVIGNEDLDGVDESRPYPPRWSTPMPHTKALAEQRVLAANGSNLATCVLRPHLLWGNGEARFIPALLDLARRGKLRLFGEPDKRIDPCHVDNAAEAHALAIERLAPGSPIAGKTYFIAQGEPLTIEAFLNALLRAGGFPPEKRRLAGLTARAFAAGARLQGDDGPSPLVNANMLDLFNHASWFNLSAAKRDFGYVPKVSMTEGITRLQTQLARERLLSRG, encoded by the coding sequence ATGCAGATACTTCTGACCGGAGCAACCGGTTTCCTCGGACGCAGCATCGCCGCCGCGCTCGCCGCGCGGGGACATCGCGTGCGCGCGCTGGTGCGCCGCGAACACCCGGCCCTGGCCGCCGCCGGGGTCGAGCAGAAGCCCGGCAGCATCAGCGGTTTCGACGATGTCGTCGAGGCGGCGATCGGTTGTGATGCGGTCGTGCATGCCGCCGGCTGCGTCGATCCACTGGCCAGCATCGAGGCACTGCACGAGGCCAACCTGCGCTCGACCGACTGCGTGCTCGGTGCCTGCGAACTGGTCGGCGTACCGCGCCTGCTGTTGACCTCGTGCGCCAGCGTCGTCATCGGCAACGAAGATCTCGATGGCGTCGATGAGAGCCGGCCGTATCCGCCCCGCTGGTCGACGCCAATGCCGCATACCAAGGCACTCGCAGAACAACGCGTGCTCGCTGCCAACGGCAGCAACCTCGCCACCTGCGTGCTGCGCCCGCACCTGCTCTGGGGCAATGGCGAAGCCAGGTTCATCCCGGCTCTGCTCGATCTCGCCCGGCGCGGCAAGCTGCGCCTGTTCGGCGAACCCGACAAGCGCATCGATCCCTGCCATGTCGACAACGCGGCCGAAGCGCACGCGCTCGCGATCGAGCGCCTCGCGCCTGGTTCGCCGATTGCCGGCAAGACCTACTTCATCGCCCAGGGCGAACCGCTGACGATCGAAGCCTTCCTCAACGCACTGCTGCGCGCCGGTGGTTTTCCGCCGGAAAAGCGCCGCCTGGCCGGCCTGACCGCGCGCGCCTTTGCCGCCGGCGCCCGCCTGCAGGGCGACGATGGCCCATCGCCACTGGTCAACGCCAACATGCTCGACCTGTTCAACCACGCAAGCTGGTTCAACCTCAGCGCCGCGAAACGCGATTTCGGCTACGTGCCGAAGGTGAGCATGACCGAAGGCATCACTCGCCTGCAGACGCAACTGGCGCGCGAGCGCCTGCTCAGCCGCGGTTGA
- a CDS encoding DUF4156 domain-containing protein: MKALFAAALVVPLAACSWGIKLDAAGSRVRVAWNDDVGACRNLGTITVSVLDKLGPVNRRNTKVNDELDIMARNEGASMGADTVKPLGAVVNGEQRWGAYQCGDHLRPPATQRPSSADGGAETFPIR; encoded by the coding sequence ATGAAAGCCCTGTTCGCCGCCGCCCTCGTCGTTCCGCTCGCCGCCTGCAGTTGGGGCATCAAGCTCGATGCCGCCGGCAGCCGCGTGCGCGTGGCCTGGAACGACGACGTCGGCGCCTGCCGCAACCTCGGCACGATCACCGTCTCGGTGCTCGACAAGCTCGGCCCGGTCAACCGCCGCAACACCAAGGTCAACGACGAGCTCGACATCATGGCGCGCAACGAAGGCGCCAGCATGGGCGCAGACACGGTCAAGCCACTCGGTGCCGTCGTCAATGGTGAACAACGCTGGGGCGCCTACCAGTGCGGCGATCATCTGCGTCCACCGGCCACGCAGCGACCCTCCTCCGCCGACGGCGGCGCGGAGACGTTTCCGATCCGCTGA
- a CDS encoding pitrilysin family protein codes for MNKRIAAAVLAAVGCIGHALAAADAVDIPYTRHVLPNGLTLIVHEDHKAPVVAVSIWYHVGSADEPAGKTGFAHLFEHLMFSGSENHKGTWFGPFEKVGATDQNGTTWFDRTNYFQTVPTTALDMTLWLESDRMGHLLGAIGQHELDTQRGVVQNEKRQGENRPYGRVEENILANTFPANHPYQHDTIGSMADLDAASLDDVKQWFHDYYGAANTTIVLAGDVTPAVALDKVTRYFGDIPAGPPVPRQQPWVAQRTTSTRGEQVDHVAQVRIHRVWNVAELGHADQPLLTLAAAALGGSKTSRLYERLVYKDKLVDDVSVEVAPFALVSQFMLSADVRSGVDPARVEKAIAEEWKKFLAEGPTDDELARAKMASRAGFIRGLEKVGGFSGKATVLAEAQVYRGSPDAWKIDYQRLQAATPASVKAAAKRWIAKGDYTLVVRPPKEGEAIDEAPPKALGPAKGKPAPKLPPKREYATVKSNVDRSAGVPAVTTFPALSFPAVERGRLANGIEVVLARRDTIPVVQIQLQFAAGYASDVGRPLGTSSFAMAMLDEGTQALDSLEIARRSQRLGARINSGSGLDASSVSLNALKAELEPSLALFADIVRNPAFREADIERVRGQWLAGIAQEKTEAGALALRALPPLLYGEGHPYAIPFTGSGTEASIGAIDAAELKRFHSELIRPDNVRVLVAGDIELDEIVAALDRHFGRWPATRIALPPKRAIPAVAAQKQARVFLIDRPAAPQTLIFAGALAPSTTAANNIELATMNAVFGGTFTSRLNMNLREDKRWAYGARSSMSDALGQRPFIASVSVQTDKTAESITEILRESRAIVGERPPSADEITKIREQRVRALPGSYETTAAVLGTLSSNALYGRPDDYATTLKARYEGLKDADIEAAAREVIRADTYTWVVVGDLAKIEEPVRALGLGEVKVLDADGKVVR; via the coding sequence ATGAACAAGCGTATCGCTGCAGCCGTGCTTGCCGCCGTCGGCTGCATCGGCCATGCCCTCGCCGCGGCTGACGCTGTCGACATCCCGTACACGCGCCACGTGCTGCCGAATGGCCTGACCCTGATCGTGCACGAGGACCACAAGGCTCCGGTGGTCGCGGTCAGCATCTGGTACCACGTCGGCTCGGCCGACGAACCGGCCGGCAAGACGGGTTTCGCGCACCTGTTCGAACACCTGATGTTCTCGGGCTCGGAGAACCACAAAGGCACCTGGTTCGGGCCGTTCGAGAAGGTCGGCGCGACCGACCAGAACGGCACCACCTGGTTCGACCGCACGAACTACTTCCAGACCGTACCGACCACCGCGCTCGACATGACGCTGTGGCTGGAATCCGATCGCATGGGTCATCTGCTCGGCGCCATCGGCCAGCACGAACTCGACACCCAGCGTGGCGTCGTGCAGAACGAGAAGCGCCAGGGCGAGAACCGCCCGTACGGACGCGTCGAGGAAAACATCCTCGCCAACACCTTCCCGGCCAATCATCCGTACCAGCACGACACGATCGGCTCGATGGCCGACCTCGACGCGGCCTCGCTGGATGACGTCAAGCAGTGGTTCCACGACTACTACGGCGCGGCCAATACGACCATCGTTCTGGCCGGTGATGTCACGCCTGCCGTGGCGCTGGACAAGGTCACCCGTTACTTCGGCGACATTCCGGCCGGCCCACCGGTGCCGCGCCAGCAGCCCTGGGTCGCGCAACGCACGACCTCGACGCGCGGCGAACAGGTCGACCATGTCGCCCAGGTGCGCATCCATCGCGTGTGGAACGTCGCCGAGCTCGGCCATGCCGACCAGCCGCTGCTCACGCTCGCCGCCGCTGCGCTCGGCGGCAGCAAGACCTCACGCCTGTACGAACGCCTCGTCTACAAGGACAAGCTGGTCGACGATGTCTCCGTCGAGGTGGCACCGTTCGCCCTGGTCAGCCAATTCATGCTCAGTGCCGATGTGCGTTCCGGCGTCGACCCGGCCCGGGTCGAGAAGGCCATCGCCGAGGAGTGGAAGAAGTTCCTCGCCGAGGGGCCGACCGACGACGAGCTTGCGCGCGCGAAGATGGCGAGTCGTGCCGGATTCATCCGCGGCCTCGAGAAAGTCGGCGGCTTCAGCGGCAAGGCCACCGTGCTGGCCGAAGCGCAGGTCTACCGCGGCAGCCCGGATGCCTGGAAGATCGACTACCAGCGCCTGCAGGCGGCGACGCCGGCCAGCGTGAAGGCGGCGGCGAAGCGCTGGATCGCAAAAGGTGACTACACGCTGGTCGTGCGCCCGCCGAAGGAAGGCGAGGCGATCGACGAGGCGCCGCCGAAGGCTCTCGGCCCGGCCAAAGGCAAGCCGGCGCCGAAGCTGCCGCCCAAGCGCGAGTACGCGACAGTCAAGAGCAACGTCGACCGCAGTGCCGGCGTCCCCGCAGTGACCACGTTCCCGGCGCTGAGCTTTCCGGCGGTCGAGCGCGGCAGGCTCGCCAACGGCATCGAGGTCGTGCTCGCGCGGCGCGACACGATTCCGGTCGTGCAGATCCAGCTGCAGTTCGCCGCCGGCTATGCCAGCGACGTCGGTCGCCCGCTTGGCACCTCGTCGTTCGCCATGGCCATGCTCGACGAAGGCACACAGGCACTCGACTCGCTCGAGATCGCCCGCCGCAGCCAGCGCCTCGGCGCACGCATCAATTCCGGTTCGGGCCTCGACGCCTCGTCGGTTTCGCTCAATGCACTCAAAGCCGAACTCGAACCTTCGCTGGCATTGTTCGCTGACATCGTGCGCAACCCGGCCTTCCGCGAAGCCGACATCGAACGCGTGCGTGGCCAATGGCTGGCCGGCATCGCCCAGGAGAAGACCGAAGCCGGTGCGCTTGCCCTGCGCGCGCTGCCGCCACTGCTGTACGGCGAGGGTCATCCGTACGCGATTCCGTTCACCGGCAGCGGCACGGAGGCCTCGATCGGCGCGATCGATGCAGCGGAACTGAAGCGTTTCCACAGCGAACTGATCCGCCCGGACAATGTGCGCGTGCTCGTCGCCGGTGACATCGAACTCGACGAGATCGTCGCCGCGCTCGACCGCCATTTCGGCCGATGGCCGGCGACACGCATCGCCCTGCCGCCCAAGCGGGCGATTCCAGCGGTCGCCGCACAGAAGCAGGCGCGCGTTTTCCTGATCGACCGTCCGGCGGCCCCGCAGACCCTGATCTTCGCCGGTGCGCTGGCGCCGTCGACCACGGCCGCCAACAACATCGAACTCGCGACCATGAACGCCGTGTTCGGTGGCACCTTCACCTCGCGCCTCAACATGAACCTGCGTGAGGACAAGCGTTGGGCCTACGGCGCGCGCAGCTCGATGAGTGACGCGCTCGGACAACGCCCATTCATTGCCTCGGTGTCCGTGCAGACCGACAAGACCGCCGAGTCCATCACCGAGATCCTTCGCGAATCGCGTGCCATCGTCGGCGAGCGCCCGCCGAGCGCGGACGAGATCACCAAGATCCGGGAACAGCGTGTGCGCGCACTGCCGGGCAGCTACGAGACCACCGCCGCGGTACTCGGCACGCTGTCCAGCAATGCGCTGTACGGCCGCCCGGACGACTACGCGACCACGCTGAAGGCACGCTACGAAGGCCTGAAGGATGCCGACATCGAAGCCGCCGCGCGCGAGGTCATCCGTGCCGACACCTACACCTGGGTCGTGGTCGGTGATCTCGCGAAGATCGAGGAGCCGGTCCGCGCCCTCGGCCTCGGCGAGGTCAAGGTGCTCGATGCCGACGGCAAGGTCGTGCGCTGA